From one Leifsonia sp. 1010 genomic stretch:
- the acnA gene encoding aconitate hydratase AcnA yields MTATENAGHGSFGAKRTLTVGSRDYTIFGIDTVEGYERLPFSLKVLLENLLRTEDGANITADHIRALGGWDPTAEPDTEIQYTPARVIMQDFTGVPCIVDLATMREAVSALGGDPKKINPLAPAEMVIDHSVIADLFGTENALERNTDLEYERNGERYQFLRWGQTAFDDFKVVPPGTGIVHQVNIEYLARVTMTREVNGELLAYPDTCVGTDSHTTMVNGLGVLGWGVGGIEAEAAMLGQPVSMLIPKVVGFKLTGAIPTGVTATDVVLTITQMLRKHGVVGKFVEFYGAGVAEVPLANRATIGNMSPEFGSTAAMFPIDDVTLDYLRLTGRSEEQVQLVEEYSKAQSLWHDPSVEPVFSEYLELDLSTVVPSIAGPKRPQDRIELSHAKDQFEKDLVDYADVSHDLVDLTISESFPASDPGELQPEDARSSHQHSHHSHAPKAASNPVPVRLSENGEDFVLDHGAVAIAAITSCTNTSNPSVMLAAGLLARNAAKKGLKAKPWVKTTLAPGSKVVTDYYEKAGLTQDLEALGFYTVGYGCTTCIGNSGPLPEEISQAVNDNDLAVTAVLSGNRNFEGRINPDVKMNYLASPPLVIAYALAGSMNFDFEVDPLGTDTEGNDVFLKDIWPDAAEVQQTIDSSINEGMFVNQYASVFEGDERWKSLPTPTGSVFEWDEKSTYVRKPPYFEGMTLDTTPVTDIVGARVLAKLGDSVTTDHISPAGSIKADSPAGQYLTEHGIDRKDFNSYGSRRGNHEVMIRGTFANIRLKNQLLDGVEGGYTRDFTQEGAPQSFIYDASQNYQAQGTPLVILGGKEYGSGSSRDWAAKGTSLLGVRAVITESFERIHRSNLIGMGVVPLQFTAGESADSLGLDGTEVFSITGLEALNEGTTPKTVHVVAEPSDNSPAGKQTVEFDAVVRIDTPGEADYYRNGGILQYVLRSLV; encoded by the coding sequence GTGACTGCAACCGAGAACGCAGGACACGGCAGCTTCGGTGCGAAGCGGACACTGACGGTCGGGTCGAGGGACTACACGATCTTCGGGATCGACACGGTCGAGGGGTACGAGCGGCTTCCGTTCAGTCTCAAGGTCCTGCTCGAGAACCTGCTCCGCACGGAGGACGGCGCGAACATCACCGCCGACCACATCCGCGCCCTCGGCGGGTGGGACCCGACCGCCGAGCCGGACACCGAGATCCAGTACACGCCGGCCCGCGTCATCATGCAGGACTTCACCGGCGTGCCCTGCATCGTCGACCTCGCCACCATGCGCGAGGCGGTCTCCGCCCTCGGCGGCGACCCGAAGAAGATCAACCCGCTCGCCCCGGCCGAGATGGTCATCGACCACTCCGTCATCGCCGACCTGTTCGGCACGGAGAACGCGCTGGAGCGGAACACCGACCTCGAGTACGAGCGCAACGGCGAGCGGTACCAGTTCCTCCGCTGGGGCCAGACCGCCTTCGACGACTTCAAGGTCGTCCCGCCGGGCACCGGCATCGTCCACCAGGTCAACATCGAGTACCTGGCGCGCGTCACCATGACCCGCGAGGTCAACGGCGAGCTGCTCGCCTACCCGGACACCTGCGTCGGCACCGACTCGCACACCACGATGGTCAACGGCCTCGGCGTGCTCGGCTGGGGCGTCGGCGGCATCGAGGCGGAGGCGGCCATGCTCGGCCAACCCGTCTCCATGCTCATCCCCAAGGTCGTCGGCTTCAAGCTGACCGGCGCCATCCCGACCGGTGTCACCGCGACCGACGTCGTGCTGACCATCACGCAGATGCTGCGCAAGCACGGCGTGGTCGGCAAGTTCGTCGAGTTCTACGGCGCGGGCGTCGCCGAGGTCCCGCTCGCGAACCGCGCCACCATCGGCAACATGAGCCCCGAGTTCGGCTCGACCGCCGCCATGTTCCCGATCGACGACGTCACCCTCGACTACCTGCGCCTCACCGGCCGCAGCGAGGAGCAGGTCCAGCTGGTCGAGGAGTACTCCAAGGCGCAGAGCCTGTGGCACGACCCCTCCGTGGAGCCCGTCTTCAGCGAGTACCTCGAGCTCGACCTGTCGACGGTCGTCCCGTCGATCGCCGGCCCGAAGCGCCCGCAGGACCGCATCGAGCTCAGCCACGCGAAGGACCAGTTCGAGAAGGACCTCGTCGACTACGCCGACGTCTCCCACGACCTGGTCGATCTGACCATCTCCGAGTCGTTCCCCGCGTCCGACCCGGGCGAACTCCAGCCGGAGGATGCGCGCAGCAGCCACCAGCACAGCCACCACAGCCACGCGCCCAAGGCGGCATCCAACCCGGTCCCGGTGCGTCTGTCCGAGAACGGCGAGGACTTCGTCCTCGACCACGGCGCCGTCGCCATCGCGGCGATCACGTCGTGCACCAACACCTCCAACCCGTCGGTCATGCTCGCCGCGGGACTCCTCGCCCGCAATGCGGCGAAGAAGGGCCTCAAGGCGAAGCCGTGGGTCAAGACGACCCTCGCGCCGGGCTCCAAGGTCGTCACCGACTACTACGAGAAGGCCGGTCTGACGCAGGACCTCGAGGCTCTGGGCTTCTACACGGTCGGCTACGGCTGCACCACCTGCATCGGCAACTCGGGCCCGCTGCCCGAGGAGATCTCGCAGGCCGTCAACGACAACGACCTCGCCGTCACCGCGGTGCTCTCGGGCAACCGCAACTTCGAGGGCCGGATCAACCCGGACGTCAAGATGAACTACCTGGCGAGCCCGCCGCTGGTCATCGCCTACGCACTCGCCGGCTCGATGAACTTCGACTTCGAGGTCGACCCGCTGGGCACCGACACCGAGGGCAACGACGTCTTCCTCAAGGACATCTGGCCCGACGCGGCCGAGGTGCAGCAGACCATCGACTCGTCGATCAACGAGGGGATGTTCGTCAACCAGTACGCGTCCGTCTTCGAGGGCGACGAGCGCTGGAAGTCGCTGCCGACCCCGACCGGCTCGGTCTTCGAGTGGGACGAGAAGTCGACCTACGTGCGGAAGCCCCCGTACTTCGAGGGCATGACGCTCGACACGACCCCGGTCACCGACATCGTCGGCGCCCGCGTGCTCGCCAAGCTGGGCGACTCGGTCACCACCGACCACATCTCGCCCGCCGGGTCCATCAAGGCGGACAGCCCGGCCGGCCAGTACCTCACCGAGCACGGCATCGACCGCAAGGACTTCAACTCCTACGGCTCGCGCCGCGGCAACCACGAGGTGATGATCCGCGGAACCTTCGCGAACATCCGCCTGAAGAACCAGCTGCTGGACGGCGTCGAGGGCGGCTACACCCGCGACTTCACCCAGGAGGGTGCCCCGCAGTCGTTCATCTACGACGCGTCGCAGAACTACCAGGCGCAGGGCACCCCGCTCGTGATCCTCGGCGGCAAGGAGTACGGCTCCGGCTCGTCGCGCGACTGGGCGGCGAAGGGCACCAGCCTCCTCGGCGTCCGCGCGGTGATCACCGAGAGCTTCGAGCGCATCCACCGCTCGAACCTCATCGGCATGGGCGTCGTGCCGCTGCAGTTCACGGCCGGCGAGTCCGCCGACTCGCTGGGCCTCGACGGCACCGAGGTGTTCTCGATCACCGGCCTCGAGGCGCTCAACGAGGGCACCACGCCCAAGACGGTGCACGTGGTCGCCGAGCCGAGCGACAACTCGCCCGCCGGCAAGCAGACCGTCGAGTTCGACGCGGTCGTCCGCATCGACACCCCCGGTGAGGCGGACTACTACCGCAACGGCGGCATCCTGCAGTACGTGCTGCGGAGCCTCGTCTAA
- a CDS encoding DUF3093 domain-containing protein: MDLYRERLWATPWLFISTLLVIPAVMLVFAPINFTIGVVLAIAIYVAFAIFLVATAPVIRVTKEELVAGHARIPLDLVGQPTAYRGDDATQERGRRLDARAWLLIRGWIKPVVKVPVVDQDDPAPYWLLSTRNPDQLVRVLDEARLSS, encoded by the coding sequence ATGGACCTGTACCGAGAGCGACTGTGGGCGACCCCCTGGCTGTTCATCTCCACCCTGCTCGTCATCCCCGCGGTCATGCTCGTCTTCGCGCCGATCAACTTCACCATCGGTGTCGTGCTCGCCATCGCGATCTACGTGGCCTTCGCGATCTTCCTCGTCGCGACCGCGCCGGTCATCCGGGTGACGAAGGAGGAGCTGGTCGCCGGCCACGCGCGCATCCCGCTCGATCTCGTGGGGCAGCCGACGGCCTACCGCGGCGACGACGCGACCCAGGAGCGCGGCCGGCGGCTCGACGCGCGCGCGTGGCTGCTCATCCGCGGCTGGATCAAGCCCGTCGTGAAGGTCCCGGTCGTGGATCAGGACGACCCGGCGCCCTACTGGCTCCTCTCAACAAGAAACCCGGACCAGCTGGTCCGGGTTCTCGATGAGGCTCGCCTCAGTTCCTAG
- the dut gene encoding dUTP diphosphatase yields MTDTVDVPIIASSLPAYAHPGDAGADLCAAEAVTLGPGERFTMPTGVSIALPDGYAAFVVPRSGLAMRHGLTIVNAPGTVDAGYRGEIRVTLLNTDRSMPYDIAVGDRIAQLIVMPVTRARFIPVDSLPDSHRGTAGFGSSGYTVTESGEHA; encoded by the coding sequence GTGACCGATACCGTCGACGTCCCGATCATCGCCTCCTCCCTGCCCGCGTACGCGCACCCGGGCGACGCCGGCGCCGACCTGTGCGCTGCGGAGGCGGTGACGCTGGGCCCGGGGGAGCGCTTCACGATGCCGACCGGCGTGTCCATCGCCCTCCCCGACGGCTACGCCGCGTTCGTGGTCCCGCGCAGCGGCCTGGCCATGCGGCACGGCCTCACGATTGTGAACGCCCCGGGGACGGTTGATGCCGGATACCGCGGCGAGATCCGGGTGACCCTTCTCAATACCGACAGGTCGATGCCGTACGATATCGCCGTCGGCGACCGGATCGCCCAGCTGATCGTCATGCCGGTCACGCGGGCCCGGTTCATCCCCGTCGACTCCCTCCCGGACAGCCACCGCGGCACCGCGGGCTTCGGCTCGTCCGGGTACACCGTGACCGAGTCAGGAGAACACGCGTGA
- a CDS encoding DUF3159 domain-containing protein: MTDQDRPDRKSTPAEPAATAEGAPAPALGDSIAAAARRSGLGQLAETDASTGAALLGALGGIRGLCETILPGLVFLILFTFTQNVPLSIGCSVAVAVVFTVLRVVGKTPLTQALAGLIGVGISAILALITGRGEDNFLFGIWTNAAYAAGILISMLVRWPVIGLAAGYLMGDGVAWRSDKRKFRVMQALTFLWLLLFVARLVVQVPLYLAHTDEATSALALTKLLMGVPLYAPLLLVTWFVVKAQFPQKAAAPRRTASGR, translated from the coding sequence ATGACCGATCAGGACCGGCCCGACCGGAAGAGCACGCCGGCCGAACCCGCCGCCACGGCGGAGGGTGCGCCGGCTCCCGCGCTGGGCGACAGCATCGCCGCGGCCGCCCGCCGCTCGGGCCTGGGGCAGCTGGCGGAGACCGACGCCTCCACGGGCGCGGCGCTCCTCGGCGCGCTCGGCGGCATCCGCGGACTGTGCGAGACGATCCTTCCCGGGCTCGTCTTCCTCATCCTCTTCACCTTCACGCAGAACGTGCCGCTGTCGATCGGCTGCTCGGTCGCCGTCGCGGTCGTCTTCACCGTGCTGCGCGTGGTCGGCAAGACACCGCTCACGCAGGCGCTGGCCGGCCTGATCGGTGTGGGCATCTCGGCGATCCTCGCGCTCATCACGGGGCGGGGCGAAGACAACTTCCTGTTCGGGATCTGGACCAACGCCGCGTACGCCGCCGGCATCCTCATCTCGATGCTGGTCCGCTGGCCGGTGATCGGCCTCGCCGCCGGCTACCTGATGGGCGACGGCGTGGCCTGGCGCAGCGACAAGCGGAAGTTCCGCGTGATGCAGGCGCTCACCTTCCTGTGGCTGCTGCTCTTCGTCGCGCGGCTCGTCGTTCAGGTACCTCTCTATCTGGCGCACACGGACGAAGCGACCAGCGCGCTCGCCCTCACCAAGCTCCTCATGGGCGTCCCGCTGTACGCGCCGCTGCTGCTCGTGACGTGGTTCGTGGTCAAGGCGCAGTTCCCGCAGAAGGCGGCCGCACCGCGCCGCACGGCCTCGGGCCGCTAG
- a CDS encoding DUF4193 domain-containing protein produces the protein MATDYDAPRKTEDDSESIEALKERVPDKMSGVVDVEDADNPGGYELPGADLSDLDLDVVVLPPQADEFTCVNCFLVKHRSQIDHETKLGPICVECAA, from the coding sequence ATGGCAACGGATTACGACGCACCGCGGAAGACCGAGGACGACTCCGAGTCGATCGAGGCCCTCAAGGAGCGTGTCCCGGACAAGATGTCGGGGGTCGTCGACGTCGAAGACGCTGACAACCCCGGCGGATACGAGCTCCCCGGTGCCGACCTCTCCGACCTCGACCTCGACGTCGTGGTGCTGCCTCCCCAGGCGGACGAGTTCACGTGCGTGAACTGCTTCCTGGTGAAGCACCGCTCCCAGATCGATCACGAGACGAAGCTCGGACCGATCTGCGTGGAGTGCGCCGCCTGA
- the sepH gene encoding septation protein SepH produces the protein MQDLKVIGVENGALVAVGDDGERFRIAVDEALQSKVRQVRQETPADAPKLSPREVQAHIRSGMSAEDVAAVTGAPLEYVQRFEGPIIAEREHIVASALSVPVHTSDAVDPLGEAETFGSVIRDRLASLGVAGERWASWKDSETGWIVKLEFTADTIDHDARWSYDARKHALAPLNSEATTLSQAGELRGGSLIPRLRAVLPHEGEPDNSRFDSGAFTFPAPAADLMGPEITAPIEPLPQGRTPGANNSITVSAIKRADDGAPRDLHQTADLLEALRRRRGEREAAGYEDRPTPSDATPLDVVPTASTEAPVTPTPAATPFRLIDERPPAAEQPPLPLDVPAPPSGPSNGGPSNGGPSNDSGPQPSSRKKGRAAMPSWDEIVFGARTDDDLA, from the coding sequence ATGCAGGATTTGAAGGTCATCGGGGTCGAGAACGGCGCACTGGTCGCCGTCGGCGACGACGGTGAGCGTTTCCGCATCGCCGTGGACGAGGCGTTGCAGTCGAAGGTGCGCCAGGTGCGGCAGGAGACGCCCGCCGACGCGCCCAAACTCTCACCGCGTGAAGTGCAGGCCCACATCCGTTCCGGCATGTCCGCCGAGGACGTCGCAGCGGTCACCGGAGCCCCGCTGGAGTACGTGCAGCGCTTCGAGGGACCGATCATCGCCGAGCGCGAGCACATCGTCGCGAGCGCCCTCAGCGTCCCCGTGCACACCTCCGACGCCGTCGACCCGCTGGGCGAGGCCGAGACGTTCGGGTCGGTCATCCGCGACCGCCTCGCGTCGCTCGGCGTCGCGGGCGAGCGCTGGGCGAGCTGGAAGGACAGCGAGACCGGCTGGATCGTGAAGCTGGAGTTCACGGCCGACACGATCGACCACGACGCACGCTGGTCGTACGACGCGCGCAAGCACGCCCTCGCACCGCTCAACTCGGAGGCGACCACCCTGTCGCAGGCCGGCGAGCTGCGCGGCGGCTCCCTCATCCCCCGGCTCCGTGCCGTGCTGCCGCACGAGGGCGAGCCGGACAACTCCCGCTTCGACAGCGGAGCCTTCACGTTCCCCGCCCCGGCCGCCGACCTGATGGGCCCGGAGATCACCGCGCCCATCGAGCCGCTGCCGCAGGGCCGGACGCCCGGCGCCAACAACTCGATCACCGTCTCGGCCATCAAGCGCGCCGACGACGGAGCCCCGCGCGACCTGCACCAGACCGCCGACCTGCTGGAGGCCCTGCGGCGCCGCCGCGGCGAGCGGGAGGCCGCCGGCTACGAGGACCGCCCGACGCCGAGCGATGCGACCCCGTTGGATGTCGTGCCGACGGCGTCGACCGAGGCCCCGGTCACCCCGACGCCCGCCGCGACGCCGTTCCGTCTCATCGACGAGCGTCCGCCCGCGGCGGAGCAGCCGCCGCTCCCCCTCGACGTTCCGGCGCCGCCGAGCGGTCCGTCCAACGGCGGTCCGTCGAACGGCGGTCCGTCGAACGACTCCGGCCCGCAGCCCTCCTCGCGCAAGAAGGGCCGGGCCGCCATGCCGAGCTGGGACGAGATCGTCTTCGGCGCCCGAACGGACGACGACCTGGCTTGA
- a CDS encoding DUF3710 domain-containing protein, with translation MEAEFEKSAPPDRETEGPLDESEANPVRPYVDLGGVKILPREGLHLRLEVEEETQRVVAVGLDYAGSTLQVQPFAAPRSTGLWHEIREQITDQIQRQGGRVTERDGAFGPELVAEIPVAAPDGGPVETRVARFVGVDGPRWFLRGVIAGDAAVQPEAAALVEDLFRSIVVVRGSVPMPPRDLIPLRMPAAPTTGNENDYSSL, from the coding sequence CTGGAGGCGGAGTTCGAGAAGTCGGCCCCGCCGGACCGCGAGACCGAGGGGCCGCTCGACGAGAGCGAGGCCAACCCGGTGCGCCCCTACGTCGACCTCGGCGGGGTGAAGATCCTCCCGCGCGAGGGCCTGCACCTGCGCCTCGAGGTGGAGGAGGAGACCCAGCGCGTCGTCGCGGTCGGCCTCGACTACGCCGGCTCCACGCTGCAGGTCCAGCCGTTCGCGGCGCCGCGGTCGACCGGCCTGTGGCATGAGATCCGCGAGCAGATCACCGACCAGATCCAGCGCCAGGGCGGCCGGGTCACCGAGCGCGACGGCGCGTTCGGTCCGGAGCTCGTGGCGGAGATCCCCGTCGCCGCGCCTGACGGCGGCCCCGTCGAGACGCGCGTCGCGCGCTTCGTCGGCGTCGACGGCCCGCGCTGGTTCCTCCGCGGTGTGATCGCGGGCGACGCGGCGGTCCAGCCGGAGGCGGCCGCGCTCGTCGAAGACCTGTTCCGCAGCATCGTCGTGGTGCGCGGCTCGGTGCCCATGCCGCCGCGCGACCTCATCCCGCTGCGGATGCCGGCCGCGCCGACGACCGGCAACGAGAACGACTACTCCTCTCTCTAA
- a CDS encoding acyltransferase — translation MLPTDPARTISSALRGHDNALGLIRLVLALAVLVSHTWPLGGFGHDPGSGISRGQTTLGGLAVGGFFAISGYLITKSGMSADVMQFLWRRVLRIFPAFLLVLLLSALALGPVIWMLDGHSLPEYFARSAASPWHYIGSNWTLTVGTWGILDVFQHSTPYGLHTGISVFNGSMWTLSHEWACYLMVAILLVAGVLTKARPVVVAVAVVIFAGQIVQLVSPGTMGAVLPPLGNPEFLSLAYPFAVGAVFAVYSRSIPLTPRFGIAAGVVLVWTLLNGGYAVVGVPAGVYFVLWLGSAIPGRLRKVGQKNDISYGVYLYAFPVQQTLAYFGLYKLGVIPMILGAAAITLGLSWLSWRYVESPAMSLKGWGPGRGFAYWVQRFRRANGPAGEAAPVAENTAPASSSTHVAHPVTAELSLPLRTAAAEPASPPA, via the coding sequence ATGCTTCCAACCGACCCTGCACGGACGATCAGTTCTGCCCTGCGCGGACATGACAACGCGCTCGGGCTGATCCGGCTCGTCCTCGCCCTGGCGGTCCTGGTCTCGCACACCTGGCCGCTCGGCGGGTTCGGACACGACCCCGGAAGCGGGATCAGCCGCGGTCAGACGACGCTCGGCGGACTCGCCGTCGGCGGGTTCTTCGCCATCAGCGGCTACCTCATCACGAAGAGCGGGATGTCCGCCGACGTGATGCAGTTCCTCTGGCGCCGCGTCCTTCGCATCTTCCCCGCGTTCCTGCTCGTGCTGCTGCTCTCCGCGCTGGCCCTCGGACCGGTCATCTGGATGCTGGACGGCCATTCGCTCCCCGAGTACTTCGCGCGCTCCGCCGCCAGCCCCTGGCACTACATCGGGTCCAACTGGACGCTGACCGTCGGCACCTGGGGCATCCTCGACGTCTTCCAGCACTCGACTCCGTACGGCCTGCACACCGGCATCAGCGTCTTCAACGGCTCGATGTGGACCCTCAGCCACGAATGGGCCTGCTATCTGATGGTCGCCATCCTGCTGGTCGCCGGCGTCCTCACGAAGGCCAGGCCGGTGGTCGTCGCGGTCGCGGTCGTGATCTTCGCCGGGCAGATCGTCCAGCTGGTGAGCCCGGGCACGATGGGTGCGGTCCTCCCGCCCCTCGGCAACCCGGAGTTCCTCTCGCTCGCCTATCCCTTCGCGGTGGGCGCCGTGTTCGCGGTCTACTCCCGCTCCATCCCGCTGACACCGCGCTTCGGCATCGCGGCCGGTGTCGTGCTCGTCTGGACCCTGCTCAACGGCGGATATGCCGTCGTCGGCGTCCCGGCCGGTGTCTACTTCGTGCTCTGGCTCGGCTCCGCGATCCCCGGCCGGCTGCGGAAGGTCGGGCAGAAGAACGACATCTCCTACGGCGTCTACCTCTACGCCTTCCCGGTTCAGCAGACGCTCGCCTATTTCGGCCTCTACAAGCTCGGCGTCATCCCGATGATACTCGGAGCCGCCGCGATCACGCTCGGCCTCTCCTGGCTCAGCTGGCGCTACGTGGAGAGCCCGGCCATGTCGCTGAAGGGCTGGGGACCGGGCCGTGGGTTCGCCTACTGGGTGCAGCGCTTCCGGCGCGCCAACGGACCGGCCGGCGAGGCGGCACCCGTCGCCGAGAACACCGCCCCAGCGTCCTCGTCGACGCACGTGGCGCATCCGGTCACCGCGGAACTCAGCCTGCCGCTCCGAACCGCAGCAGCGGAACCCGCGTCTCCTCCGGCGTGA
- a CDS encoding cation-translocating P-type ATPase: protein MLDAGTQTGLTAAQVAERVAAGRANTQTQPSSRSLGDILRENIFTLFNGILTACFVAVLLLGDLRDGFFFGIVVVNALIGIVQEYRAKRVLDRAALLAAPHSRVRRDGEVATVALEDVVIDDLLVLRPGDQIPADAVVVESTGLSLDESMLTGESDPVFKDAETPLLSGSHVVTGTGLALVTAVGADSYASRLTSEIRKHSLVRSELREATNRILVYLSWILGPLIIVTVIGRVLTYGGFSEIFVDDRWRRALLDAVAAVVGMIPEGLVLLTSLAFGVAAIQLATKKVLVQELAAVEVLARVDVLCLDKTGTLTTGELSLHGTEVIGDAAVVELAETALAAFGSDEAGNATSGLLGSRFRSDRFRVIRRIPFSSATKYSAVAMTVDGAESAWVLGAPERVLEQHPEVLARATELAATGLRTLALARAVDPLPADVHRPLTGTRVEPALLVLLAETLRPEARDTLGYFREQAVRVVVMSGDNPVTVAAIARELQLEGEAVDASALTTDEALAEALETASVLGRVSPDQKRTAVRLLKERGRTVAMTGDGVNDAMAVKDADLGIAMGTGTAATKAVSRVVLLDDRFDRLPDVLASGRRVIANVERVSNIFLAKTTYGILLALVSAVVLWPFPFLPRQLTLVSTLAIGIPSFFLALAPNRRIYTPGVLGRVLKYSVPTGLIAGVTAIVAYAPLYGSIPLHEARSVTTVALFCVSLWILCVLTRPLTGMRWLLLAAVAAAFALVCLIPFTASFFEMHLQADGALAWGIVVGAVGAAGVELFYRFAKRRSLVFDRL from the coding sequence ATGCTGGACGCGGGGACGCAGACCGGGCTGACGGCCGCCCAGGTGGCGGAGCGGGTCGCGGCGGGTCGCGCGAACACGCAGACGCAGCCGAGCTCGCGGTCGCTGGGCGACATCCTGCGCGAGAACATCTTCACGCTGTTCAACGGCATCCTCACCGCCTGCTTCGTCGCCGTGCTGCTGCTCGGCGACCTGCGTGACGGGTTCTTCTTCGGCATCGTCGTCGTCAACGCGCTGATCGGCATCGTGCAGGAGTACCGCGCCAAGCGTGTGCTCGACCGTGCGGCGCTGCTGGCCGCACCGCACAGCCGCGTGCGCCGCGACGGAGAGGTCGCCACGGTCGCCCTGGAGGACGTCGTGATCGACGACCTGCTCGTGCTGCGCCCGGGCGATCAGATCCCCGCCGACGCCGTGGTGGTCGAGAGCACGGGGCTGTCGCTGGACGAATCGATGCTGACGGGGGAGTCGGACCCCGTGTTCAAGGATGCGGAGACGCCGCTCCTCTCCGGCTCTCACGTCGTCACCGGCACCGGCCTCGCGCTCGTCACCGCCGTCGGCGCGGATTCGTACGCCAGCCGGCTGACCAGCGAGATCCGCAAGCACTCGCTGGTGCGGTCGGAACTCCGCGAGGCGACCAACCGCATCCTGGTGTACCTGTCGTGGATCCTCGGCCCGCTCATCATCGTGACGGTGATCGGGCGCGTGCTCACCTACGGCGGCTTCTCGGAGATCTTCGTCGACGACCGCTGGCGGCGCGCGCTGCTCGACGCCGTCGCCGCGGTCGTCGGCATGATCCCGGAAGGGCTCGTTCTGCTCACGAGCCTCGCATTCGGCGTGGCTGCCATCCAGCTCGCCACCAAGAAGGTGCTCGTCCAGGAGCTCGCCGCCGTCGAGGTGCTCGCCCGCGTGGATGTGCTGTGCCTCGACAAGACCGGCACCCTGACCACCGGCGAGCTCTCCCTGCACGGCACGGAGGTCATCGGCGACGCGGCCGTCGTGGAGCTGGCCGAGACGGCGCTCGCCGCATTCGGATCGGATGAAGCGGGCAACGCGACGTCCGGGCTGCTCGGATCGCGGTTCCGCAGCGACCGGTTCCGGGTGATCCGACGCATCCCGTTCAGTTCGGCGACCAAGTACAGCGCGGTGGCGATGACGGTCGACGGCGCCGAGAGCGCGTGGGTGCTCGGCGCGCCGGAGCGCGTGCTGGAGCAGCACCCGGAGGTGCTGGCCCGCGCGACGGAGCTGGCGGCCACCGGGCTGCGCACGCTGGCCCTGGCGCGGGCGGTCGATCCGCTGCCCGCGGACGTCCACCGGCCGCTGACCGGGACGCGCGTCGAGCCCGCGCTGCTCGTGCTCCTCGCCGAGACCCTGCGGCCGGAGGCGCGCGACACCCTCGGCTACTTCCGCGAGCAGGCGGTGCGCGTCGTGGTGATGTCGGGGGACAATCCGGTCACCGTCGCGGCCATCGCGCGCGAGCTCCAGCTGGAGGGCGAGGCCGTGGATGCGTCCGCGTTGACGACCGACGAAGCGCTCGCCGAGGCGCTGGAGACCGCGAGCGTGCTCGGCCGCGTCAGCCCCGACCAGAAGCGCACGGCGGTGCGGCTGCTCAAGGAGCGGGGCCGCACGGTCGCGATGACCGGCGACGGCGTGAACGACGCGATGGCCGTGAAGGATGCCGACCTCGGCATCGCGATGGGCACCGGCACGGCCGCGACGAAGGCCGTCTCACGGGTCGTGCTGCTCGACGACCGCTTCGACCGCCTGCCCGACGTGCTCGCCTCCGGACGGCGGGTGATCGCCAACGTGGAGCGCGTCTCGAACATCTTCCTCGCGAAGACGACCTACGGCATCCTGCTGGCCCTCGTCAGCGCCGTCGTGCTCTGGCCGTTCCCGTTCCTCCCGCGCCAGCTGACGCTCGTCTCGACGCTCGCCATCGGCATCCCCTCCTTCTTCCTCGCGCTCGCGCCCAACAGGCGCATCTACACGCCCGGCGTGCTCGGCCGGGTGCTGAAGTACTCCGTGCCGACCGGCCTCATCGCCGGGGTGACGGCGATCGTCGCCTACGCGCCGCTCTACGGCAGCATCCCGCTGCACGAGGCCCGCAGCGTGACCACCGTCGCGCTGTTCTGCGTGTCGTTGTGGATCCTGTGCGTGCTCACGCGGCCGTTGACCGGGATGCGGTGGCTGCTCCTCGCCGCGGTCGCCGCCGCCTTCGCACTGGTGTGCCTCATCCCGTTCACCGCATCCTTCTTCGAGATGCATCTGCAGGCGGACGGGGCGCTGGCGTGGGGCATCGTCGTCGGCGCGGTGGGGGCCGCCGGGGTGGAGCTCTTCTACCGCTTCGCGAAGCGCCGCTCGCTGGTCTTCGACCGGCTCTGA